In Mycetocola zhujimingii, one DNA window encodes the following:
- a CDS encoding transcriptional regulator, translating into MAAEARFDEAVHGVVRLRVCGILARLGSTEFALLRDTLGVSDPTLSKHLKQLENAGYLKLVKGPGLGGRTRTWAELTDAGRAAFDGHVAFLREVIDTDPVARDGES; encoded by the coding sequence ATGGCGGCAGAAGCGCGCTTCGATGAGGCCGTGCACGGCGTTGTGCGGCTGCGGGTCTGCGGCATCCTTGCTCGCCTGGGCAGCACCGAGTTCGCGCTGTTGCGAGACACGCTCGGGGTCAGTGATCCGACGTTGAGCAAACACCTCAAGCAGCTGGAGAACGCGGGGTACCTCAAACTGGTCAAGGGCCCGGGCCTTGGCGGTCGCACTCGCACCTGGGCCGAGCTCACCGATGCGGGCCGTGCGGCATTCGACGGTCATGTTGCCTTCCTGCGTGAGGTTATTGACACCGATCCTGTCGCACGCGATGGCGAGAGCTGA
- a CDS encoding autoinducer 2 ABC transporter substrate-binding protein: MREERGTTVLLRRKKTLAVGALALTAAFAMTACTSRGDSGDAGGGGGGGDEQITVAFVPKLQGIPYFEAMNAGGEAAAEELGIEWLYQGPTTADAAAQADIVRSFIQQGVDALIVAPNDPDSMAPLLEEAADAGIQVATSDTDAPSSVREVFVNQASVEGIGEGLTDALLEAMGGSGKYAIVSCGETAANLNAWIEVQEAYTAEQYPDAEIVDIVYAGEDQAMATSMATDLMNAHPDLTGLVGECTSSAPGVAQAVSDAGKVGQVFTVGLGTPQSMKPYLEDGSSSASILWDVEALGYLTAWTGLQLAEGNELEATNNVSDDLPEVEYDSETKVLLLGPPLTITTENVDEYDY; this comes from the coding sequence TTGAGAGAAGAAAGAGGCACAACTGTGTTGTTGAGAAGGAAGAAGACACTCGCGGTCGGCGCACTCGCGTTGACGGCAGCTTTCGCCATGACCGCATGCACGAGTCGTGGCGATTCCGGTGACGCCGGTGGGGGCGGAGGTGGGGGCGACGAACAGATCACCGTTGCGTTCGTGCCCAAGCTGCAGGGCATCCCCTACTTCGAGGCGATGAACGCTGGCGGTGAGGCCGCGGCTGAAGAGCTCGGCATTGAATGGCTCTATCAGGGGCCAACAACGGCGGATGCCGCGGCGCAGGCTGACATCGTCCGCTCGTTCATTCAGCAGGGCGTCGACGCGCTCATCGTTGCACCCAACGACCCTGACTCGATGGCGCCGCTCCTCGAGGAGGCCGCTGACGCCGGCATCCAGGTGGCGACGAGTGACACCGACGCGCCCAGCTCTGTGCGTGAGGTGTTCGTCAACCAGGCCTCGGTCGAAGGCATCGGCGAAGGGCTCACCGACGCGCTGCTCGAGGCGATGGGTGGGTCAGGCAAGTATGCGATTGTCTCGTGCGGTGAGACCGCGGCCAACCTCAACGCGTGGATTGAAGTGCAGGAGGCGTACACGGCCGAGCAGTACCCCGACGCCGAGATCGTTGACATCGTCTACGCGGGCGAAGACCAGGCCATGGCCACATCGATGGCAACCGACCTCATGAACGCACACCCAGACCTCACCGGCCTCGTCGGTGAGTGCACGTCGAGTGCTCCTGGCGTCGCGCAGGCGGTATCTGATGCCGGCAAGGTCGGTCAGGTGTTCACGGTCGGTCTCGGAACCCCCCAGTCGATGAAACCGTACCTGGAAGACGGTTCATCGAGTGCGTCGATCCTCTGGGATGTCGAAGCACTCGGCTACCTCACCGCGTGGACCGGGTTGCAGCTCGCCGAGGGTAATGAACTCGAGGCCACGAACAACGTGAGCGACGACCTGCCCGAGGTCGAGTACGACTCGGAGACGAAGGTGCTCCTGCTCGGACCCCCGCTGACGATCACGACCGAGAACGTCGACGAGTACGACTACTAG
- a CDS encoding SCO4848 family membrane protein, producing MDSPLLVALLLANVVFNLIVWPPLYRRVVKDPRARDAVGKATRFLTVHIVLFVVAGVLTLASAIVAIAALVG from the coding sequence ATGGATTCACCGCTCCTCGTCGCACTCCTTCTCGCCAACGTCGTGTTCAACCTCATCGTCTGGCCGCCGCTCTACCGGCGCGTGGTGAAGGACCCGAGGGCGCGGGATGCCGTCGGCAAGGCAACCAGGTTCCTCACCGTGCACATCGTGCTGTTCGTCGTTGCTGGTGTGCTGACCCTGGCCAGCGCGATCGTCGCGATCGCGGCGCTCGTCGGCTAG
- a CDS encoding FadR/GntR family transcriptional regulator yields MTDEPRAWRVVLETIERDLLEGRLRPGDRLPGERALSADLGVGRSSVREALRVLEVLGLIRTATGSGPNSGAIIIALPGGGMSALMRLQVAATGFAVSDIVATRLVLETAVAADLADADPRPSLEASVALLDVMESLTLTDAEFLALDAQFHLSLAEASGNQVIAATMAGLRSSIESYVRAGAATLPSWTATAERLRAEHRDILAAIETGDAASARSTVHAHITNYYAETDLPPHRAVDGPEMAPDAAPRGT; encoded by the coding sequence GTGACGGATGAACCTCGCGCCTGGCGGGTGGTGCTCGAGACGATCGAGCGCGACCTGCTCGAGGGCCGCCTGCGCCCCGGCGACCGTCTCCCCGGCGAACGCGCGCTCTCCGCCGACCTCGGCGTCGGCCGGTCGAGCGTGCGCGAAGCACTTCGGGTACTCGAGGTACTCGGGCTCATCCGCACCGCAACCGGATCCGGCCCGAACTCCGGCGCGATCATCATCGCCCTCCCCGGCGGCGGGATGTCTGCGCTGATGCGGCTGCAGGTCGCAGCAACGGGGTTCGCCGTGTCCGACATCGTGGCAACGCGGCTCGTGCTCGAGACCGCCGTTGCCGCCGATCTCGCCGACGCCGATCCGCGGCCGAGCCTTGAGGCATCCGTGGCCCTGCTCGACGTGATGGAGTCACTCACCCTCACCGATGCCGAATTCCTCGCGCTCGACGCTCAGTTCCACCTGTCGCTCGCCGAAGCATCCGGCAACCAGGTGATCGCTGCGACGATGGCCGGTCTGCGCAGCTCGATCGAGAGCTACGTGCGCGCCGGGGCCGCAACGCTGCCGTCGTGGACCGCGACCGCCGAACGCCTGCGCGCCGAACACCGCGACATCCTTGCGGCGATCGAAACCGGTGATGCGGCGAGCGCCCGCTCGACCGTTCACGCGCACATCACGAACTACTACGCAGAGACGGACCTGCCCCCACATCGCGCGGTCGATGGGCCAGAAATGGCTCCGGATGCCGCCCCGCGGGGCACGTAG
- a CDS encoding DeoR/GlpR family DNA-binding transcription regulator has product MATTSTVDAESRRERLLEILTADGIIRLDAAAESLGVSAMTVRRDLADLEVEGRLRRVRGGAVPSLKPRSFLDRMSTGADAKRVIAEKVLALMPATGAVAFDASSTAGTVLTRMEGSGADLTVATNSYENFQSARRLGGMPLLIGGEAEERTDSFVGLLACQAAGSLHYSHFFTSAGAVDPERGTSEVTLAEAQVKLAFVAAADETVLLVDSSKLGQRALARALDWQRVSLMVTELDPADARLDPYRELVELA; this is encoded by the coding sequence ATGGCAACAACATCGACCGTCGACGCTGAGTCCCGTCGGGAGCGGCTGCTCGAGATCCTCACCGCTGACGGGATCATTCGACTGGACGCCGCGGCGGAATCCCTCGGTGTTTCGGCGATGACCGTTCGCCGCGACCTCGCCGACCTCGAGGTGGAAGGCAGGCTGCGGCGCGTTCGCGGCGGTGCCGTGCCGTCGCTCAAGCCACGCTCGTTCCTCGACCGGATGTCGACGGGAGCCGACGCCAAGCGCGTCATCGCTGAGAAGGTGCTTGCGCTGATGCCCGCCACCGGAGCCGTCGCATTCGATGCGTCATCCACCGCGGGAACCGTGCTCACTCGCATGGAGGGATCGGGCGCTGACCTCACCGTTGCCACGAACTCGTACGAGAACTTCCAGAGTGCGCGGCGGCTCGGGGGGATGCCGCTGCTGATCGGTGGTGAGGCCGAGGAGCGCACAGACAGCTTCGTCGGCCTGTTGGCGTGCCAGGCGGCCGGTTCGCTGCACTACTCGCACTTCTTCACTTCAGCGGGCGCGGTCGACCCCGAGCGCGGAACGAGTGAAGTCACTCTCGCGGAGGCGCAGGTCAAGCTCGCGTTCGTCGCGGCGGCAGACGAAACGGTCCTCCTCGTCGACTCCTCCAAACTCGGCCAGCGTGCCCTTGCGCGTGCCCTGGACTGGCAGCGGGTAAGCCTCATGGTCACCGAACTCGATCCCGCCGACGCCCGGCTTGATCCGTACAGGGAGCTCGTCGAACTCGCCTGA
- a CDS encoding aldo/keto reductase family oxidoreductase, with the protein MDTHFSLLPGGTWTLGDLTVSRFGYGAMQLAGPWVMGPPADRDGAIAVLRAAVELGITHIDTSDAYGPRVTNELIREALSPYPSQVHIVTKVGAQRDEQGGWPTARQPDQLRRQVDDNLESLGLDALDLVNLRLGTADGPHTESLAEAFETLVDLQRQGVIRHLGVSNATGEQVAEAQSIAPIVSVQNMYNLAHRSDDDLIDRLAAGGVAYVPFFPLGGFSPLQSSALSGVASRLGTSPMSVALSWLLQRSPNILLIPGTSSVAHLRENFEGAALSLSDDDLTELDTIGRN; encoded by the coding sequence ATGGATACTCATTTCTCTTTGCTCCCCGGCGGCACCTGGACTCTCGGGGACCTCACCGTTTCCCGATTCGGCTACGGTGCCATGCAGCTCGCCGGCCCGTGGGTGATGGGGCCGCCGGCTGATCGGGATGGTGCGATCGCCGTTCTCCGGGCAGCTGTCGAGCTCGGAATTACGCATATCGACACCAGCGATGCCTATGGACCACGGGTTACCAATGAGTTGATCCGTGAGGCTCTCTCCCCGTATCCGTCCCAGGTGCACATCGTCACAAAGGTCGGGGCTCAGCGGGATGAGCAGGGCGGCTGGCCGACGGCGCGGCAACCAGACCAGTTGCGCCGCCAGGTCGACGACAACCTCGAATCTCTCGGACTCGATGCGCTCGATCTGGTGAACCTGCGGCTCGGGACCGCCGATGGTCCTCATACCGAGTCGTTGGCTGAGGCGTTCGAGACGCTTGTCGATCTCCAACGACAAGGCGTCATTCGCCACCTCGGTGTGAGTAATGCCACCGGTGAGCAAGTCGCCGAAGCCCAGAGCATCGCGCCGATCGTCAGTGTGCAGAACATGTACAACCTCGCACACCGCTCTGATGATGACTTGATCGATCGGCTCGCCGCTGGCGGTGTCGCATACGTTCCGTTCTTCCCGCTGGGCGGTTTCAGCCCGCTTCAGTCTTCTGCACTCTCCGGTGTCGCGTCGAGGTTGGGCACGAGCCCGATGTCGGTCGCGCTTTCGTGGCTGTTGCAGAGGTCGCCGAACATCCTGCTGATCCCCGGAACTTCCTCGGTCGCGCATCTGCGTGAGAACTTTGAGGGCGCTGCTCTTTCGCTGTCCGATGACGACCTCACGGAGTTGGACACGATCGGACGGAATTGA
- a CDS encoding bifunctional aldolase/short-chain dehydrogenase produces MTNETAAALIARSNRLGADPKNTNYAGGNTSAKGIDTDPVTGEDVALLWVKGSGGDLGTLTEKGLAVLRLDRIRALTHVYPGVDREDKMVAAFDYTLHGKGGAAPSIDTAMHGLVDAAHVDHLHPGSGIAIATAADGEELTKTIFGDRVVWVPWRRPGFQLGLDIAEIKAKNPDAVGCILGGHGITAWGDTSDESERNSLWIIDTAAEYIATHSRPEPFGPELDGYEALPLAERRAKAAALAPTLRGLASTDKPQVGHFTDHAVVLDFLASTEHPRLAALGTSCPDHFLRTKVKPLVVDLPASASVEETIERVQVLHEEYRTDYQAYYDRNATADSPAIRGADPLIILVPGVGMFSFGANKQTARVASEFYINAINVMRGAEGLSTYAPIDEAEKFRIEYWALEEAKLQRMPKPKPLATRIALVTGAASGIGKAIATRLAAEGACVVIADLSLEKAQAAAAEIGNTDVAIGIAADVSNEKAVQTAIDAALLAFGGLDLVVNNAGLSLSKSLLETTEADWDLQHNVMAKGSFLVSKAAARVLIDQKLGGDIIYISSKNSVFAGPNNIAYSATKADQAHQVRLLAAELGEYGVKVNGINPDGVVRGSGIFASGWGANRAKTYGIEEEDLGKFYAQRTILKREVVPENVANAVFVLCTSDLSHTTGLHIPVDAGVAAAFLR; encoded by the coding sequence ATGACGAACGAGACCGCAGCGGCACTGATCGCCCGGAGTAACCGCCTCGGCGCCGACCCGAAGAACACCAACTACGCCGGCGGCAACACCTCAGCCAAGGGCATCGACACCGACCCCGTCACCGGCGAAGACGTCGCGCTGCTCTGGGTCAAGGGATCCGGCGGCGACCTCGGCACCCTCACCGAGAAGGGCCTCGCTGTCCTCCGCCTCGACCGCATACGCGCGCTCACTCACGTCTACCCCGGCGTCGACCGGGAAGACAAGATGGTTGCGGCCTTCGACTACACGCTCCACGGCAAGGGCGGCGCTGCCCCGTCGATCGACACCGCCATGCACGGCCTCGTCGACGCCGCGCACGTCGACCACCTGCACCCCGGCTCCGGCATCGCGATCGCGACCGCCGCAGACGGCGAAGAGCTCACAAAGACCATCTTCGGCGACAGGGTCGTCTGGGTGCCCTGGCGCCGCCCCGGCTTCCAGCTCGGCCTCGACATCGCTGAGATCAAGGCGAAGAACCCGGATGCCGTCGGTTGCATCCTCGGCGGACACGGCATCACCGCGTGGGGCGACACCAGCGACGAGAGCGAGAGGAACTCGCTCTGGATCATCGACACCGCCGCTGAGTACATCGCGACTCACTCCCGGCCCGAGCCGTTCGGCCCCGAGCTCGACGGCTACGAAGCCCTGCCTCTCGCCGAGCGTCGCGCCAAGGCCGCAGCCCTCGCGCCGACGCTCCGCGGACTCGCATCGACCGACAAACCGCAGGTCGGCCACTTCACCGACCACGCTGTCGTCCTCGACTTCCTCGCGAGCACCGAGCACCCGCGCCTCGCCGCGCTCGGCACGAGCTGCCCCGACCACTTCCTCCGCACCAAGGTGAAGCCGCTTGTCGTCGACCTGCCAGCATCCGCTTCGGTGGAAGAGACGATCGAGCGCGTGCAGGTCCTCCACGAGGAGTACCGCACGGACTACCAGGCCTATTACGACCGCAATGCGACGGCTGACTCCCCCGCGATCCGTGGAGCTGACCCGCTCATCATTCTCGTCCCAGGTGTCGGCATGTTCAGCTTCGGCGCGAACAAGCAGACCGCGCGCGTTGCGAGCGAGTTCTACATCAACGCCATCAACGTGATGCGCGGCGCCGAGGGTCTCTCGACCTATGCGCCGATCGACGAAGCCGAGAAGTTCCGCATCGAGTACTGGGCGCTCGAGGAGGCCAAGCTCCAGCGCATGCCGAAGCCGAAGCCGCTCGCGACCCGCATCGCTCTCGTGACGGGAGCTGCATCCGGAATCGGCAAGGCCATCGCCACCCGCCTCGCTGCGGAGGGCGCGTGCGTCGTCATCGCCGACCTCTCGCTCGAGAAGGCTCAGGCCGCTGCGGCTGAGATCGGAAACACGGATGTCGCTATTGGCATCGCGGCGGATGTCTCGAACGAGAAAGCGGTGCAGACCGCGATCGATGCCGCTCTTCTCGCGTTCGGCGGGCTCGACCTCGTCGTGAACAACGCAGGACTGTCGCTGTCGAAGTCGCTGCTCGAGACCACCGAAGCGGACTGGGACCTGCAGCACAACGTGATGGCGAAGGGCTCGTTCCTCGTGTCGAAGGCCGCGGCGCGCGTGCTCATCGACCAGAAGCTCGGCGGAGACATCATCTACATCTCGTCGAAGAACTCGGTCTTCGCCGGACCGAACAACATCGCGTACTCGGCCACCAAGGCGGACCAGGCGCACCAGGTGCGACTGCTCGCCGCCGAGCTCGGCGAGTACGGCGTGAAGGTCAACGGCATCAACCCGGACGGTGTCGTACGCGGTTCGGGCATCTTCGCCTCGGGCTGGGGCGCCAACCGCGCCAAGACCTACGGCATCGAAGAGGAAGACCTCGGCAAGTTCTACGCCCAGCGCACCATCCTCAAGCGTGAGGTTGTTCCGGAGAACGTCGCCAACGCCGTGTTCGTGCTCTGCACGAGCGACCTGTCGCACACCACTGGGCTGCACATCCCGGTCGACGCCGGCGTTGCAGCCGCCTTCCTGCGATGA
- a CDS encoding winged helix-turn-helix transcriptional regulator has product MSTSTAAEARAQARVEYNAFLAGCPSRNLLDRISDKWVTLVLCALGGDGAGTPSTPRAMRFSELARLLAGVSQKMLTQTLRSLERDGLLTRTVIPTVPVTVSYELTELGQSLEAVVRGLRGWAETHMDDVLIHRDTHDTPVA; this is encoded by the coding sequence ATGAGCACAAGCACGGCGGCCGAAGCTCGAGCCCAGGCCAGGGTCGAATACAACGCGTTCCTCGCCGGCTGCCCCAGCCGGAATCTCCTCGACCGGATCTCGGATAAATGGGTCACGCTGGTCCTTTGCGCTCTCGGCGGCGACGGCGCTGGCACGCCCAGCACGCCCCGCGCGATGCGCTTCTCCGAGCTGGCGCGGTTGCTGGCGGGTGTGAGTCAGAAGATGCTCACCCAGACGCTGCGCTCCCTCGAACGCGATGGCCTCCTCACCCGAACCGTGATTCCAACCGTGCCGGTCACGGTCTCCTACGAGCTCACCGAACTCGGTCAGTCGCTGGAGGCTGTGGTACGCGGTCTTCGAGGATGGGCGGAAACACACATGGACGACGTGCTCATCCACCGGGACACGCACGACACACCCGTCGCTTGA
- a CDS encoding rhamnulokinase, with product MSDTVGTVAAVDLGATSGRVMLGHVGPNELRLEPMTRFPNGPVEIDGELHWNITGLYESVLAGLTEAARRAPNLASIGIDSWAVDYGLLSGGRLLAEPFHYRDGRTARGVEAVHAAVPFSELYAENGLQFLPFNTLYQFAADGDRLNDADTALLIPDLFAHWLTGARVSESTNASTTGLLRVDGDWNDALIRRLGLNRSLLAPLVQPGETIGTLLPQVAEQTGLSSSVPVTAVGSHDTASAVVGIPMTTGDAAYISCGTWGLVGLELDAPVLTEASREANFTNEGGVDGRVRFLHNVMGLWLLSESVRTWERESGTAIDLPALLGEAAAVSSPVPVFDANDPRLMPPGDMPARIAELLRETGQPVPQSRAEFTRSIIESLADAFARAVETASRLAGTNVSVIHIVGGGSLNTLLCRLTADRAGLPVLAGPVEATAIGNVLVQARAVGLLEGDLESLRALTATSFEPRRFEPRARR from the coding sequence GTGAGCGACACCGTCGGCACCGTCGCGGCCGTCGACCTCGGCGCGACGAGTGGCCGGGTCATGCTCGGCCACGTCGGACCCAACGAGCTGCGGCTCGAACCGATGACACGCTTCCCGAATGGCCCCGTCGAGATCGATGGCGAGCTGCACTGGAACATCACCGGACTCTACGAATCGGTGCTTGCCGGGCTGACCGAGGCGGCCAGGCGTGCGCCGAACCTCGCCTCGATCGGCATCGACTCGTGGGCTGTCGACTACGGCCTGCTCTCCGGCGGGCGCCTGCTTGCCGAGCCGTTCCACTACCGTGACGGCCGCACAGCTCGCGGCGTCGAGGCGGTGCACGCGGCGGTTCCATTCAGCGAGTTGTACGCCGAGAACGGCCTGCAGTTCCTCCCGTTCAACACGCTCTACCAGTTCGCCGCCGACGGCGATCGGTTGAACGATGCCGACACCGCGCTGCTGATCCCCGACCTTTTCGCGCACTGGCTCACTGGCGCCCGCGTCTCGGAGTCCACCAACGCGTCGACGACCGGGCTCCTGAGGGTCGACGGCGACTGGAACGACGCGCTGATCCGCCGTCTCGGCCTCAACCGCTCGCTTTTGGCGCCGCTCGTTCAGCCGGGCGAGACAATCGGGACGCTGCTGCCGCAGGTCGCCGAGCAGACCGGGCTTTCGTCGAGCGTCCCCGTGACCGCTGTCGGATCGCACGACACGGCATCCGCTGTCGTGGGAATTCCGATGACGACGGGCGATGCCGCCTACATTTCGTGCGGCACGTGGGGACTCGTCGGGCTCGAACTCGATGCTCCGGTGCTCACCGAGGCGAGCCGCGAGGCGAACTTCACGAACGAGGGTGGCGTCGACGGGCGGGTGCGGTTCCTGCACAACGTGATGGGGCTGTGGCTGCTGAGCGAGTCGGTGCGCACCTGGGAGCGCGAGTCGGGCACGGCGATCGACCTGCCCGCCCTGCTCGGCGAGGCGGCGGCGGTCTCCAGCCCGGTGCCTGTATTCGACGCGAACGACCCACGGCTCATGCCGCCGGGCGACATGCCCGCGCGCATCGCGGAGTTGCTGCGAGAGACCGGCCAGCCGGTGCCGCAGTCACGTGCGGAGTTCACCCGGTCGATTATCGAGAGCCTCGCGGATGCCTTCGCGCGCGCTGTTGAGACTGCGTCACGCCTCGCGGGCACGAACGTTTCGGTGATCCACATCGTCGGCGGTGGCTCGCTCAACACCCTGCTGTGCCGGCTGACCGCGGATCGGGCCGGGCTTCCCGTGCTCGCCGGCCCGGTGGAGGCAACGGCGATCGGCAACGTGCTCGTTCAAGCACGGGCGGTCGGGCTTCTTGAGGGTGATCTCGAGTCGCTGCGTGCGCTCACCGCGACCTCGTTCGAGCCGCGGCGGTTCGAACCGCGCGCGCGTCGCTGA
- a CDS encoding 2-hydroxyacid dehydrogenase, which produces MTDPLLVSVPGKTLRKAIGDIDGVRFVEWDLSGPAPESSFDIVILPYMGSPETLQALQGVTTKLVQSQSIGYDGMDEVLPPGNVFANASSVHETSTAELTLALVLAAQRGIPDFVRAAEKGKWAPARHASVADRTVLLLGYGGVGKAIEDRLLPFEVNVVRVATHARSDERGEIHGIDELPELLPTADIVIVGVPLTDETTGLVNEEFLSVMPDGALLVNIARGAVADTDAILRHAESGRLRFALDVTDPEPLPDGHPLFALENVLISPHVGGASTAMMPRMAKLARRQIERMLRGEEPENVVLRS; this is translated from the coding sequence ATGACTGATCCGTTGCTCGTAAGCGTCCCAGGCAAGACCCTGCGCAAGGCCATCGGCGACATCGATGGCGTCCGGTTTGTCGAGTGGGATCTGTCCGGCCCCGCGCCGGAGTCCTCTTTCGACATCGTCATCCTGCCCTACATGGGATCGCCGGAGACGCTGCAGGCACTTCAGGGCGTCACGACGAAACTGGTGCAGAGCCAGTCGATCGGCTACGACGGCATGGACGAGGTATTGCCACCGGGGAATGTGTTCGCCAATGCATCGTCGGTGCACGAGACCTCGACCGCAGAGCTCACCCTGGCGCTCGTGCTCGCAGCGCAGCGCGGCATCCCGGACTTCGTCCGCGCCGCGGAGAAGGGAAAGTGGGCGCCGGCCAGGCACGCGAGCGTTGCCGACCGGACGGTTCTGCTGCTCGGTTACGGCGGCGTCGGCAAGGCGATCGAGGACCGCCTGCTCCCGTTCGAGGTCAACGTCGTGCGTGTTGCAACCCACGCGCGGAGCGATGAGCGTGGCGAGATCCACGGCATCGACGAGTTGCCCGAGCTGCTGCCCACCGCCGACATCGTCATTGTCGGGGTTCCGCTCACGGACGAGACGACCGGGCTCGTCAACGAGGAGTTCCTCTCGGTCATGCCCGACGGGGCCCTGCTGGTGAACATCGCGCGCGGTGCCGTCGCCGACACGGATGCCATCCTCCGCCACGCCGAATCGGGCCGCCTGCGGTTCGCGCTCGACGTGACCGATCCGGAGCCGCTACCGGACGGCCACCCACTCTTCGCCCTCGAGAACGTGCTGATCAGCCCTCACGTCGGTGGCGCATCGACGGCCATGATGCCGCGGATGGCGAAGCTCGCCCGCCGCCAGATCGAACGGATGCTGCGCGGCGAAGAACCCGAGAACGTGGTGCTTCGCTCCTAG
- a CDS encoding DeoR/GlpR family DNA-binding transcription regulator, whose amino-acid sequence MSRYDFVREEAILDALLIKGRVTVNDLATRLGVSAVTVRKDLDLLEQRSLLRRVRGGAVASAPREEDAFESRLRTDARAKRAIARAASELVNDGDVIAIDSSSTTYYLANELIDRTGLVIVTNGIRLASLLMERSDATVILPGGVLRRASGSVVGAFSDVLEGRGRVKTGFFGVSSVSRSLGLLELSTEECVAKRALARSCDAVVGLFAAAKASGFGLHAFADPGQITALYTDDAVDPGFAAGWEGSGVEIAVVPVERNHTTETSEVPA is encoded by the coding sequence ATGAGTCGATACGATTTCGTTCGCGAAGAGGCGATTCTCGATGCCCTCCTCATCAAGGGCCGCGTCACCGTCAACGACCTTGCCACCCGGCTCGGTGTCTCCGCCGTCACCGTGCGCAAAGACCTCGACCTGCTCGAGCAGCGATCACTTCTCCGCCGGGTCCGGGGCGGCGCGGTTGCCTCCGCCCCGCGCGAGGAAGACGCGTTCGAGAGCCGCCTTCGCACCGATGCCCGAGCGAAGCGAGCGATCGCTCGGGCGGCATCCGAGCTCGTCAACGATGGCGACGTCATCGCCATTGACTCCTCATCGACGACCTATTACCTCGCGAACGAGCTGATCGACCGAACCGGTCTCGTGATCGTGACCAACGGCATCCGTCTTGCCAGTCTCCTGATGGAGCGATCGGATGCCACAGTCATCCTTCCCGGGGGAGTGTTGCGTCGTGCGTCCGGGTCGGTAGTCGGCGCATTTTCGGATGTGCTCGAGGGCCGCGGCCGGGTGAAGACGGGCTTCTTCGGTGTATCGAGCGTGTCGCGGAGTCTCGGTCTGCTCGAACTGTCGACGGAGGAGTGTGTGGCCAAGCGCGCGCTCGCGCGTTCGTGTGACGCGGTCGTTGGGCTCTTCGCCGCAGCGAAGGCCTCGGGCTTCGGCCTGCACGCGTTCGCGGACCCCGGACAGATCACTGCGCTCTACACCGATGACGCTGTTGACCCCGGGTTTGCTGCTGGGTGGGAGGGCTCGGGGGTCGAGATTGCCGTGGTTCCCGTGGAACGTAATCACACAACCGAGACCAGCGAGGTACCGGCATGA
- a CDS encoding alpha/beta hydrolase: MNVSGPHGGIPVRWYQPAASDVFSPVLVWLHGGGFFTGGLEQPESHDVALGLAGRGITVVTVDYRLVPLPVLAQVGALAGRAAVRHPLPSDDVAAVVRWARERAGGPVFLGGASAGACLAATATLRMTDEGSPVLGTVLAYGFFHAALPVPPAELRSRLTGHRRLTHAPFLLDAVNRNYAGSATALSERLAFPGGHDLSGFPPALMIDADRDVMRSSAERFAAELRASGTDVTRRVLPETHHAFLNRPALPEFATAIDLIAGWTARHADEGQGSHREKEEEPG, from the coding sequence GTGAATGTATCCGGACCCCACGGCGGCATTCCGGTCCGCTGGTACCAACCAGCAGCATCCGATGTGTTCAGCCCCGTGCTTGTCTGGCTTCATGGCGGTGGATTCTTCACGGGCGGTCTCGAGCAGCCCGAGTCACACGATGTCGCGCTCGGGCTCGCGGGCAGGGGCATCACGGTCGTGACCGTCGACTATCGCCTGGTCCCGCTTCCCGTCCTGGCCCAGGTGGGAGCGCTCGCGGGCCGCGCCGCGGTGCGGCACCCGCTCCCGAGTGATGACGTTGCCGCCGTGGTGCGGTGGGCGCGCGAGCGCGCTGGTGGGCCGGTCTTCCTGGGTGGAGCGAGTGCCGGCGCGTGCCTCGCGGCCACGGCCACCCTGCGCATGACGGACGAGGGCTCGCCGGTGCTCGGCACGGTGCTGGCCTACGGTTTCTTCCACGCTGCTCTCCCCGTCCCTCCGGCGGAACTGCGCTCGCGGCTGACCGGCCACCGCAGGCTGACGCACGCGCCTTTTCTCCTCGACGCCGTCAACCGGAACTACGCCGGTTCAGCCACCGCGCTGTCTGAACGGCTCGCATTCCCGGGCGGGCATGACCTCAGCGGCTTCCCGCCTGCACTGATGATCGACGCCGACAGGGACGTCATGCGCTCCTCGGCAGAGCGGTTCGCCGCTGAGCTTCGGGCTTCGGGCACGGATGTCACGCGCCGTGTTCTCCCCGAGACCCACCACGCGTTCCTCAACCGTCCGGCGCTCCCGGAGTTCGCGACGGCGATCGACCTCATCGCCGGGTGGACCGCCCGTCACGCGGATGAAGGCCAAGGTTCGCACCGGGAGAAGGAAGAAGAGCCCGGATAA